Genomic segment of Kibdelosporangium phytohabitans:
GCCAGCCGCGCGTGGCCGACTTGCGCTGGACGGCCAGTTCCTCCTTGCGCGCCTTGAGGGCCTTGACCTCGTCGGCGCCGGTGGTCAGCGCACGTGACTCGCCGGTCAGTTTGACCTTGACCTCTTCCAGCGCGGTCGTCAGCGCCCGCATCGTGTTGGCCTCGGCCAGCATCGCGGCCTTGCCGATCACGAGTTCCTGCAGCGCGCCGGCCAACGCCGACAGCCCCGACTTCTCCTTGAGCATGTCGGCGGCCTGCTCGTTGGGCGCTTTGCCTGCCATCTCGGCCATCCGCGCCGACACGGGGTGGAACTCCGCGTCGGCGAAGCGGGGCGCGTGCTCGCGCAGCAGCTCCTGGTTGGCCGCCAGCACCTGGCGCCATCCGCGGAACTGGTCCACTTTGGACAACGTGAACAGCACGGTTTCGACGCGGTCGCCGACGTTGCGCAGGAAGTTCAGCTCTCCCACGGTGAACGGCGCCGACGCGTCGACCACGAACAGCAACGCGGTCGCGCTCGCCGCGGCTTCCAGCGCGAGTTCGCCGTGCACCGAGTCGAGCCCGCCGACCCCGGGGGTGTCCACGATGGAGATCTTGTCGAGCAGGTCGACCGGGCCGTCCACCTCGACGTACCGCGGCGGCAGGTGCCCTTCCGGCAGTTCGTGCGACGCGGAGACCCAGTTGATCAGCTGGCTGAGGTCGACCTGGATCGGGGCGAGGTGGCCGGGGTAGCAGGCCCGCGCCTCCCACTGCTCGGCGTGCCCGAACACCAGGTACGTCGCCGTCGCCACGTCGGCGTCCACAGGAGACAGTCCTGGCTGTCCGAGCAGGGCGTTGACCAGCGAGCTCTTGCCGCGGTTGGTTTCGCCGACCACGACGACGGTCGGCTGGCGCCTGCGGCGGCCACGCAGTTCCTCCACCCACGCCGCGGAGTCGGGCGCGACCTCGCGCAGCAGGTTGAGCATCTGCTCGCGGTGCGCGGCGACCTGCTTGGGCAGACTGGGCTGAGCGGGTGCGGTCACGACTGCTTCACCTTGTACACCGTCACGATCGGCGCGCGCAGCAGGCGCCCGCGGTCGGCGAATCCCACCACTTCCGTCTCCGCGACCACACCGTCCATCGTCACGTCCTGGGTCGGCACGGTGCCGCCTGCTTCGTGCTGCGCCGGGTCGAACACGTCGCCGTCGGGCCGGATCGCCGACACCCCGATGCCTGACAGGCCGTCCTCGATCCGTTCCACCACACCGGGGCTGCGGGCGCGGTCGAGCGCGTACAGGCACAGCTGCACGAGGGTGTCCCGCTCGGTGAGCGCCTTCTTGAGCGTCTCGGTCTGGTCGGCTGGCTCGGGATTGGCGATGCCCGCGATCATGTTCGCGCTCACTTCGGTGGTCGGGTCGGTGTCGTCGGCCTTGGTGCGCCGGAAAAGGGAAGCCAACGAGATCACCCTGTCTGCGAGATGAGAACGACTGTCGGGCCGAAATTACCTCTAGTTGCCACGCAGCTGCTGCCAGATGAGGAAATACGCCCGGTGCACGACGTGCGCCACACGGCTCTGCGCCGGCGTCGCGCCGAAGGACGCGAACGAACGCCACCAGCCCGCGCGCTCCAGCGCGTACGCGACCAGCTCCTGCTGCGGACGGCCCTTCATGCCGAGCTGTTCACCGACGTCCGCGCTGCCGCCGACCCGCAGCACCTCCTCGGCGAGGTCCTCGGGCATCGACACCGCGCCGGACGTGACCAGGGTGAGGGCTTCGAGCAGGCGCAACGCGTGTGCTTCCGGCTTGGCCAGCAGCACCTCGATCGCGTCGTGCACGCGCTGCCGCTCGCCCAGGTCACCGGACGCCTGCGCGAGCGCGGTCACGGAGGCCAGCGCGGCGGCGGCTTTGATGCCGTCGGCCCTGGCGCGGAACACCGCGTCGAGCCGGGCGCGCACGCTGGCCAGACCTGAGGTGTCGAGCAGTTTGCGGCGCAGGGCACCGGCGGTCAGGTCCGGGTCCTGCCGCAGCGCCTCGACTGCCTGGCTGATGCCGTAGAGGTCGAGCTTCTCCAGCAGGCGCAGCCGCGTGCCACTGGGCACGTCGCAGTCCCACGAGGTGAACATGTCGGCCGAGACCAGCAACATCTCCCAGGTCACGTCGTCGAGCTGGGCGAGCTGCTTGAGCGCTTCGGCGTCGGCCGAGGTGAACCCGCCGGACTCGGCGGTCTCGGCGAGCAGCCCGATCACCGGCAGCACGTCGGCGACCCTCGGCTTGAGCGTGACCGCCTGCTTCTCGGCCAGCAGCGAGGCGGCCTTCCAGACGTCGCCGTCCGCACCGGTCACCGACTCGGGCGCGATCGTGTCCGCCTTGTTCAGCACGGCGATCGCGTTCACCGGACCGGCTTCGCGGCTGGCGGTCGCCGCCGTGAACGCCGCAAGCGCTTGCTGGTCGTCGGCGCGCACGCCCTGGGTCACGACGTAGAGCACGGCTTCGGCGCCCGCGACCGCGTTGCGCGACGTGTCGTCCAGGTCGTCGCTGGACTCCTCGCCGTCGGTTTCCCCGGCCCCGGCCGGCTTCGCCGCGCCGAGCAGCTGCTCGGTCCGGGCGACCGACGCGGCGTCGAGCGAGCCCAGGCCGGGGGTGTCGATCACCGTCAGGTCGCGCAGCACGGCGTTGGTCAGGTACGCCTCGATGTGCGACACCTGGTCGAAGTCCAGGTCGAGGGTCGCCGGGATCATGCCGCTCGCGTCGAACGGCAGCACCTGCTTGCGGCCGTCGTTGAAGATCACTTCGACCCGGTCGACCGTGCCGTACTGGAACCTGGTCACCAGGCGGGTGCACTCGCCCACGTCGGTGGGCGCGACCCGGCGGCCGATGAGCGCGTTCACGAGCGTCGACTTGCCGGACTTGATCCGGCCCGCGACGGCCACCTGCAGCGGCGCCGACAACCGGCGCAGCACCTCGCGGAATCCGGCGGCCGTACGGGCGGTGACCTGCGACTGCAGGCGTACGCATAACTGGGCGACCGCAGCCGACAGCGGGCCTGCCAGGTGCTGTTGTCGATCGGTCGCCGTAGTCACGCGGAAATCGTGCCACGTCCAGGCGACGCGCGGTTGCAAACCCGGCATTAAGGGGTATCCACCTGCCATGGACACGAACAGCTACATCGCCTTCCTCGTGATGGGTGTCATCCTCGTGGCCATCGACGGGCAGATCATCTACCGGAGCGGGCGGAAGTACCTCGAGCGTTCCTATGGCGATTCCGGTTCGGGCACGTCCATGGCGCGCCTGGTCACCGTGCTGTTCCACCTCGTGGTGGTCGGTCTGCTGATGCTGGTCTCGACCGTCGATGTCGGTGAGAACCAGACCGAAGGCGTGATCCTTCGGCTGGGCATCGTTCTGCTGCTGCTGGCCGCCGCGCACGGGGTCACCATCGCGATCCTCGCGCGGATCAAGGAACACCAGATCCAGGAGCAGCTGGCTGAGGAGATGACGCACCCGCACTCCCCGATCCGCGGTGAGCAGCCGCCGGAGCCGAGCATCGACACGACCCCGACCACGGCACCCACCACAAGGACCAATCCGCCGCCGCCGTACCTGGCCCCGTAGAAGGTCAGCCTTTGGTGCTACCCGACTCAGCCTCCGGCTCGACGCGCCGGGGGCTGTGCCGGGCTTAGGCTGCTCGTGTGCGACGGCTGAGCTTGTGGATGCGGCAGCATCCGACGTTCGGCGACTCCCTGCTGGCCTTCTCCCTGGCGCTGTTCGAGTCGCCGATCTTCTTCACCGAGCGCCCACCGCAGCCGATGTGGCTGTACCTGCTGGTCGACCTGGGCATGATCGGTCCGATCGTGCTGCGCAGGCGCCGCCCGATGGTGGCGTGTTACCTCATCCTCGTCACCGGGTTCGCCCAGCTGGTCACCGACGCGCTGGCGGACGAGCCGACCGTGCTCAGGCCCGCGAACATCGCGATCGGGATCGCGCTGTACACGATGGTCGTCTACGTCGGCCGCCGCCAGGCGTTGATCTACGCGGGCTGGATCACGATCGGGACCGTGATGTGGTCGGTCTGGCTGGTGAAGCCGCGGACCGACCAGTGGTGGATCGCGGGCATCTCGATCTTCGTGCTGCTGGCGTTCTGCTGGACGCTCGGCGAGTTCGTCGGCGCCCGCCGCGCCTACCAGGCCGAGGTGGAGCAGCGGCTGCGGCTGCTGGAGACCGAACGCGACCACCAGGCCAAGATCGCCGTCGCCGAGGAACGCGCCCGCATCGCCCGTGAGCTGCACGACGTGGTGGCGCACGCGGTCAGCGTCATGGTCGTCCAGGCCGACGGCGCGACGTACGCCGTGAACACCAATCCCGAGCTGGCCGCGCGGGCGATCAAGACGATCTCGTCGACCGGCCGGGAGGCGCTGACCGAGCTGCGCCGGTTGCTCGGCGTGCTGCGCGCCGAGGACAGCGGCGACGAACGCACCCCGCAGCCGGGCACGAACTCGCTCAACGACCTCGCCGAGCGGGTCCGCCTCGTCGGCCTGCCGGTGCGGCTGAAGCTCAAGGGCGAACTGGACGGGTTGCCCGCGGGGATCGGGCTGGGGATCTACCGGATCGTGCAGGAAGCGCTGACCAACACCCTGAAGCACGCGGGCGCGGGGGCGTCCGCGGTGGTGCGCGTGGCGCGGCTCGGCGACAACGTCGAACTGGACATCACCGACGACGGCTTCGGCACGCCGCACGAGCTGGTGTCGATCTCCGGCGGCAACGGGCTGATCGGGATGCGGGAGCGGGCGAACGTCTTCGGTGGCACGCTGCAGGCGGGCCCGAGGCCGGGCGGCGGCTGGCACGTGCACGCGGTACTACCAATCCAGGGAACCTAGGGAAACATGATCAAAGTGGTGTTGGTCGACGACCAGGAGCTGATGCGCGTCGGCTTCCGGATGGTGCTCGGCGCCCAGCCGGACATGGAGATCGTCGGCGAGGCGGGCGACGGCGACGCGGCCGTGAAGCTGGCGGCGCGGCTGCGGCCGGACGTGGTGCTGATGGACGTGCGGATGCCTGTGCTCGACGGCGTGGAGGCGACCAAGCTGATCACCGAGGCGGGCACGGCGAAGGTGCTCGTGATGACCACCTTCGACCTGGACGAGTACGCGCTGACCGCGCTGCGCAACGGCGCCAGCGGCTTCATGCTCAAGGACACGCCGCCGGATCACCTGGTGGCCGCGTTGCGGTCGGTCGCGAGCGGCGATGCCGTGGTCTCGCCGAGTGTGACCCGGCGTCTGCTCGACCGTTTCCTCGGCGCGTCGGGCGGGCAGCTGCGGGACGCTTCGGTGCTGGACGCTTTGACCGACCGCGAGCGGGAGGTGCTCGTGCTGATGGCTCAGGGGCTGTCGAACACCGAGATCGCCCGGAAGCTGTTCTTGTCGGAGGCGACCGTGAAGACGCACGTCGGTCGCGTGCTCGCCAAGTTGGAGCTACGCGACCGCGTGCAGGCTGTCGTGCTGGCGTACGAGACCGGTCTCGTACGCCCAGGTGAGGCCTAGTTTCCGCCGGAACTGTCAGACCACTGCGGTAACGTTGAAAACAAGGGATCCCCTTGGGGGAATTGGTGTTGCGGTGGCGGCTATCCGTGGTCTGGCCAGGCCACGCGCGCTGTCGAGGTGGCGCCGGGGAGCGGGCGATGGCCGGTCAGCGTCGGTAGTCCGCTGATGTCGCCGTAGAGCTCGTAGCGGTAGAACGCGACCGCGTAGGCGGTCAGTGCGTTCTGTTGCTGCGCGGGCGTCAACTCACGCGTCGG
This window contains:
- a CDS encoding dynamin family protein — protein: MTAPAQPSLPKQVAAHREQMLNLLREVAPDSAAWVEELRGRRRRQPTVVVVGETNRGKSSLVNALLGQPGLSPVDADVATATYLVFGHAEQWEARACYPGHLAPIQVDLSQLINWVSASHELPEGHLPPRYVEVDGPVDLLDKISIVDTPGVGGLDSVHGELALEAAASATALLFVVDASAPFTVGELNFLRNVGDRVETVLFTLSKVDQFRGWRQVLAANQELLREHAPRFADAEFHPVSARMAEMAGKAPNEQAADMLKEKSGLSALAGALQELVIGKAAMLAEANTMRALTTALEEVKVKLTGESRALTTGADEVKALKARKEELAVQRKSATRGWQVKMRGEIQRARMENTHEVSREMRDMQTWFRQQIDAADKDALASLSGQVDAALQLVSRRVSTSVGARLNKIGENVLTGLFSADELAILQAQYARAGQPPVVLRSPEKRPGTSEDKLMVMMGISGGVGLGKLATLPLGLFGAAAAGTLGVIVAPVTIILGLGAGWWISKTRRHAQDKQHMKTWLTDAIADARSTLDQMVADQLIQAEQELSLALDDALGRRITGIETELREVDKAMRLDATERSKRLQIVNKQMAQVESGTETAKTLLTRIRTAKVKVATPA
- a CDS encoding nucleotide exchange factor GrpE, giving the protein MIAGIANPEPADQTETLKKALTERDTLVQLCLYALDRARSPGVVERIEDGLSGIGVSAIRPDGDVFDPAQHEAGGTVPTQDVTMDGVVAETEVVGFADRGRLLRAPIVTVYKVKQS
- a CDS encoding dynamin family protein, translating into MTTATDRQQHLAGPLSAAVAQLCVRLQSQVTARTAAGFREVLRRLSAPLQVAVAGRIKSGKSTLVNALIGRRVAPTDVGECTRLVTRFQYGTVDRVEVIFNDGRKQVLPFDASGMIPATLDLDFDQVSHIEAYLTNAVLRDLTVIDTPGLGSLDAASVARTEQLLGAAKPAGAGETDGEESSDDLDDTSRNAVAGAEAVLYVVTQGVRADDQQALAAFTAATASREAGPVNAIAVLNKADTIAPESVTGADGDVWKAASLLAEKQAVTLKPRVADVLPVIGLLAETAESGGFTSADAEALKQLAQLDDVTWEMLLVSADMFTSWDCDVPSGTRLRLLEKLDLYGISQAVEALRQDPDLTAGALRRKLLDTSGLASVRARLDAVFRARADGIKAAAALASVTALAQASGDLGERQRVHDAIEVLLAKPEAHALRLLEALTLVTSGAVSMPEDLAEEVLRVGGSADVGEQLGMKGRPQQELVAYALERAGWWRSFASFGATPAQSRVAHVVHRAYFLIWQQLRGN
- a CDS encoding sensor histidine kinase gives rise to the protein MRQHPTFGDSLLAFSLALFESPIFFTERPPQPMWLYLLVDLGMIGPIVLRRRRPMVACYLILVTGFAQLVTDALADEPTVLRPANIAIGIALYTMVVYVGRRQALIYAGWITIGTVMWSVWLVKPRTDQWWIAGISIFVLLAFCWTLGEFVGARRAYQAEVEQRLRLLETERDHQAKIAVAEERARIARELHDVVAHAVSVMVVQADGATYAVNTNPELAARAIKTISSTGREALTELRRLLGVLRAEDSGDERTPQPGTNSLNDLAERVRLVGLPVRLKLKGELDGLPAGIGLGIYRIVQEALTNTLKHAGAGASAVVRVARLGDNVELDITDDGFGTPHELVSISGGNGLIGMRERANVFGGTLQAGPRPGGGWHVHAVLPIQGT
- a CDS encoding response regulator, translated to MIKVVLVDDQELMRVGFRMVLGAQPDMEIVGEAGDGDAAVKLAARLRPDVVLMDVRMPVLDGVEATKLITEAGTAKVLVMTTFDLDEYALTALRNGASGFMLKDTPPDHLVAALRSVASGDAVVSPSVTRRLLDRFLGASGGQLRDASVLDALTDREREVLVLMAQGLSNTEIARKLFLSEATVKTHVGRVLAKLELRDRVQAVVLAYETGLVRPGEA